One Cuculus canorus isolate bCucCan1 chromosome 1, bCucCan1.pri, whole genome shotgun sequence DNA segment encodes these proteins:
- the GPA33 gene encoding cell surface A33 antigen, translated as MAMKRLWLFIFSAILVTAHALTVETPDKEIKVARGNNATLHCHFKSDASIFDGDVVIWRKINSLDDAVIRYFDGLTQYGKGYENRIRFSGDVNNGDISIIINEVTMEDNGTYTCNVRLRNDPPRQTATMAVFVLVAPSKPECKILGTAEYGQTINLTCVSHEGSPKPKYTWRSFNVQNEPRVLQTTEGEKITLKNISADTSGFYICTSTNIVGTEFCNMTVSVMPPSMNLGLYIGIIAGAVAAIAIISVLAYFCCCRSDDKNKAYEMAEREDRHEPSTEMPARNQRAEEEQRSAEDA; from the exons atggcAATGAAAAGGCTTTGGCTGTTCATTTTCAGTGCGA TTCTGGTGACTGCTCATGCCCTCACTGTGGAAACACCCGACAAGGAGATAAAGGTGGCACGAGGGAACAATGCTACCCTCCACTGTCACTTCAAATCGGATGCTTCTATTTTCGACGGAGATGTTGTTATCTGGAGAAAAATCAACAGCCTG GATGATGCTGTCATTAGGTATTTTGATGGACTTACACAGTACGGCAAAGGCTATGAAAACCGTATACGGTTTAGTGGTGATGTAAACAACGGGGACATCAGTATCATCATTAATGAAGTGACCATGGAAGACAATGGGACATACACATGCAACGTTCGTCTAAGGAATGACCCCCCTAGGCAGACCGCAACCATGGCTGTTTTTGTCCTTG ttgcACCATCCAAGCCAGAATGCAAGATTTTGGGGACAGCAGAATATGGACAGACAATCAATCTGACCTGCGTTTCTCACGAGGGCTCCCCAAAGCCCAAATATACCTGGCGAAGCTTCAACGTACAAAATGAGCCCCGTGTATTACAAACAACAGAAG gagaaaaaataactCTGAAGAACATCTCAGCAGATACCTCTGGCTTTTACATCTGCACTTCAACAAACATCGTGGGAACGGAATTTTGCAACATGACAGTCAGCGTTATGCCAC CATCCATGAACCTAGGTCTTTACATTGGCATCATTGCTGGAGCTGTTGCTGCAATTGCAATTATTAGTGTTTTAGCCTATTTCTGCTGTTGTCGGTCAGATGACAAGAACAAGGCCTACGAGATGGC GGAGAGAGAAGACAGGCACGAACCCTCCACGGAGATGCCTGCAAGGAAtcagagagcagaggaagagcagaggagtGCTGAAGATGCATGA